The following coding sequences are from one Triticum aestivum cultivar Chinese Spring chromosome 5A, IWGSC CS RefSeq v2.1, whole genome shotgun sequence window:
- the LOC123107045 gene encoding F-box/FBD/LRR-repeat protein At1g13570 isoform X1 translates to MAPPRDHGKKRRGQVKEAALAEADALISLAPDALDNILVRLHIRDAVRTSVLSRAWRHRWEALPSLDLHFPCLGGDDGAPAGLGSLEGILLRCPARVRLFHAELDGPYAGRVHDWLFVLARRGVEILDLSFNDSFPTLPSSVFSCSRLTSLSLFGCAIPLLPAGFVAFPELRKLTLANVHLEDYGEYQLEEIIRTSPLLDYLVLTDVFIGGEYIREWVIRAPNLRHLTICSENYYGWILKDLTCLNSAVIDWFDNVVHNDFAKFLSGLVQVRKLLVVSFNAPSAMIPKIILCTFHNLKSLKLRMHFCEQPPIMLAFCLLKSAPNLEKLKIEIYDKEEQKFEANGEFQNALWTDGMCANLQVVQMTGINWRRNEMCFIELILSKARLLRALCISYGGNVVMSSEDAINELLTYKRASAEAQVLFKGKAEEYY, encoded by the exons ATGGCGCCGCCACGCGATCACGGGAAGAAGCGCCGGGGCCAGGTGAAGGAGGCCGCACTGGCCGAGGCGGACGCCCTGATCTCCCTGGCTCCGGACGCCCTCGACAACATCCTCGTCCGTCTCCACATCCGCGACGCCGTCCGCACGTCGGTGCTCTCCCGCGCCTGGCGACACCGATGGGAGGCCCTCCCATCCCTCGACCTCCATTTCCCCTGCCTCGGAGGCGATGATGGCGCGCCGGCGGGGCTGGGGTCCCTCGAAGGCATCCTCCTCCGCTGCCCCGCCCGCGTCCGGCTCTTCCACGCGGAGCTCGACGGGCCCTACGCAGGCCGCGTCCACGACTGGCTCTTCGTCCTCGCCCGCAGGGGTGTCGAGATCCTGGACCTCAGCTTCAACGACTCGTTCCCCACCCTCCCCTCCTCCGTCTTCTCCTGCAGCCGGCTCACCTCCCTCAGCCTCTTTGGCTGCGCCATTCCGCTCCTACCCGCGGGCTTTGTGGCCTTCCCGGAGCTAAGGAAATTGACCCTCGCAAACGTCCACTTAGAGGACTATGGGGAGTACCAGCTTGAGGAGATCATTAGGACATCCCCGTTGCTCGACTATCTGGTACTTACAGATGTTTTCATCGGTGGCGAGTACATCAGAGAATGGGTGATTCGGGCGCCCAATCTCAGGCACTTGACTATTTGTTCAGAGAACTATTATGGCTGGATCCTCAAGGACTTGACATGCCTGAATTCTGCAGTCATCGATTGGTTTGACAATGTTGTTCACAACGATTTTGCCAAGTTTCTTTCCGGGCTTGTTCAAGTTAGGAAGCTTTTGGTCGTCTCATTCAACGCACCG AGTGCTATGATACCGAAGATAATTCTGTGCACCTTTCACAACTTGAAGAGCTTGAAGTTGCGTATGCACTTTTGTGAGCAACCCCCTATTATGTTAGCGTTTTGCTTACTAAAGAGTGCCCCAAATCTTGAAAAGCTTAAAATAGAG ATCTATGATAAGGAGGAGCAGAAATTTGAGGCAAATGGAGAGTTTCAAAATGCATTATGGACTGATGGCATGTGTGCCAACCTTCAGGTTGTGCAGATGACTGGCATTAATTGGCGTCGAAATGAAATGTGCTTTATAGAGCTCATTCTCTCTAAAGCAAGGCTTCTTCGTGCATTATGTATTAGCTATGGTGGGAACGTTGTGATGTCTAGTGAGGATGCTATAAATGAATTACTAACATACAAAAGGGCTTCAGCTGAAGCTCAGGTCTTATTTAAAG GTAAAGCAGAAGAGTATTATTAG
- the LOC123107045 gene encoding F-box/FBD/LRR-repeat protein At1g13570 isoform X4: protein MAPPRDHGKKRRGQVKEAALAEADALISLAPDALDNILVRLHIRDAVRTSVLSRAWRHRWEALPSLDLHFPCLGGDDGAPAGLGSLEGILLRCPARVRLFHAELDGPYAGRVHDWLFVLARRGVEILDLSFNDSFPTLPSSVFSCSRLTSLSLFGCAIPLLPAGFVAFPELRKLTLANVHLEDYGEYQLEEIIRTSPLLDYLVLTDVFIGGEYIREWVIRAPNLRHLTICSENYYGWILKDLTCLNSAVIDWFDNVVHNDFAKFLSGLVQVRKLLVVSFNAPSAMIPKIILCTFHNLKSLKLRMHFYL, encoded by the exons ATGGCGCCGCCACGCGATCACGGGAAGAAGCGCCGGGGCCAGGTGAAGGAGGCCGCACTGGCCGAGGCGGACGCCCTGATCTCCCTGGCTCCGGACGCCCTCGACAACATCCTCGTCCGTCTCCACATCCGCGACGCCGTCCGCACGTCGGTGCTCTCCCGCGCCTGGCGACACCGATGGGAGGCCCTCCCATCCCTCGACCTCCATTTCCCCTGCCTCGGAGGCGATGATGGCGCGCCGGCGGGGCTGGGGTCCCTCGAAGGCATCCTCCTCCGCTGCCCCGCCCGCGTCCGGCTCTTCCACGCGGAGCTCGACGGGCCCTACGCAGGCCGCGTCCACGACTGGCTCTTCGTCCTCGCCCGCAGGGGTGTCGAGATCCTGGACCTCAGCTTCAACGACTCGTTCCCCACCCTCCCCTCCTCCGTCTTCTCCTGCAGCCGGCTCACCTCCCTCAGCCTCTTTGGCTGCGCCATTCCGCTCCTACCCGCGGGCTTTGTGGCCTTCCCGGAGCTAAGGAAATTGACCCTCGCAAACGTCCACTTAGAGGACTATGGGGAGTACCAGCTTGAGGAGATCATTAGGACATCCCCGTTGCTCGACTATCTGGTACTTACAGATGTTTTCATCGGTGGCGAGTACATCAGAGAATGGGTGATTCGGGCGCCCAATCTCAGGCACTTGACTATTTGTTCAGAGAACTATTATGGCTGGATCCTCAAGGACTTGACATGCCTGAATTCTGCAGTCATCGATTGGTTTGACAATGTTGTTCACAACGATTTTGCCAAGTTTCTTTCCGGGCTTGTTCAAGTTAGGAAGCTTTTGGTCGTCTCATTCAACGCACCG AGTGCTATGATACCGAAGATAATTCTGTGCACCTTTCACAACTTGAAGAGCTTGAAGTTGCGTATGCACTTTT ATCTATGA
- the LOC123107045 gene encoding F-box/FBD/LRR-repeat protein At1g13570 isoform X3, with the protein MAPPRDHGKKRRGQVKEAALAEADALISLAPDALDNILVRLHIRDAVRTSVLSRAWRHRWEALPSLDLHFPCLGGDDGAPAGLGSLEGILLRCPARVRLFHAELDGPYAGRVHDWLFVLARRGVEILDLSFNDSFPTLPSSVFSCSRLTSLSLFGCAIPLLPAGFVAFPELRKLTLANVHLEDYGEYQLEEIIRTSPLLDYLVLTDVFIGGEYIREWVIRAPNLRHLTICSENYYGWILKDLTCLNSAVIDWFDNVVHNDFAKFLSGLVQVRKLLVVSFNAPVVQMTGINWRRNEMCFIELILSKARLLRALCISYGGNVVMSSEDAINELLTYKRASAEAQVLFKGKAEEYY; encoded by the exons ATGGCGCCGCCACGCGATCACGGGAAGAAGCGCCGGGGCCAGGTGAAGGAGGCCGCACTGGCCGAGGCGGACGCCCTGATCTCCCTGGCTCCGGACGCCCTCGACAACATCCTCGTCCGTCTCCACATCCGCGACGCCGTCCGCACGTCGGTGCTCTCCCGCGCCTGGCGACACCGATGGGAGGCCCTCCCATCCCTCGACCTCCATTTCCCCTGCCTCGGAGGCGATGATGGCGCGCCGGCGGGGCTGGGGTCCCTCGAAGGCATCCTCCTCCGCTGCCCCGCCCGCGTCCGGCTCTTCCACGCGGAGCTCGACGGGCCCTACGCAGGCCGCGTCCACGACTGGCTCTTCGTCCTCGCCCGCAGGGGTGTCGAGATCCTGGACCTCAGCTTCAACGACTCGTTCCCCACCCTCCCCTCCTCCGTCTTCTCCTGCAGCCGGCTCACCTCCCTCAGCCTCTTTGGCTGCGCCATTCCGCTCCTACCCGCGGGCTTTGTGGCCTTCCCGGAGCTAAGGAAATTGACCCTCGCAAACGTCCACTTAGAGGACTATGGGGAGTACCAGCTTGAGGAGATCATTAGGACATCCCCGTTGCTCGACTATCTGGTACTTACAGATGTTTTCATCGGTGGCGAGTACATCAGAGAATGGGTGATTCGGGCGCCCAATCTCAGGCACTTGACTATTTGTTCAGAGAACTATTATGGCTGGATCCTCAAGGACTTGACATGCCTGAATTCTGCAGTCATCGATTGGTTTGACAATGTTGTTCACAACGATTTTGCCAAGTTTCTTTCCGGGCTTGTTCAAGTTAGGAAGCTTTTGGTCGTCTCATTCAACGCACCG GTTGTGCAGATGACTGGCATTAATTGGCGTCGAAATGAAATGTGCTTTATAGAGCTCATTCTCTCTAAAGCAAGGCTTCTTCGTGCATTATGTATTAGCTATGGTGGGAACGTTGTGATGTCTAGTGAGGATGCTATAAATGAATTACTAACATACAAAAGGGCTTCAGCTGAAGCTCAGGTCTTATTTAAAG GTAAAGCAGAAGAGTATTATTAG
- the LOC123107045 gene encoding F-box/FBD/LRR-repeat protein At1g13570 isoform X2, producing MAPPRDHGKKRRGQVKEAALAEADALISLAPDALDNILVRLHIRDAVRTSVLSRAWRHRWEALPSLDLHFPCLGGDDGAPAGLGSLEGILLRCPARVRLFHAELDGPYAGRVHDWLFVLARRGVEILDLSFNDSFPTLPSSVFSCSRLTSLSLFGCAIPLLPAGFVAFPELRKLTLANVHLEDYGEYQLEEIIRTSPLLDYLVLTDVFIGGEYIREWVIRAPNLRHLTICSENYYGWILKDLTCLNSAVIDWFDNVVHNDFAKFLSGLVQVRKLLVVSFNAPIYDKEEQKFEANGEFQNALWTDGMCANLQVVQMTGINWRRNEMCFIELILSKARLLRALCISYGGNVVMSSEDAINELLTYKRASAEAQVLFKGKAEEYY from the exons ATGGCGCCGCCACGCGATCACGGGAAGAAGCGCCGGGGCCAGGTGAAGGAGGCCGCACTGGCCGAGGCGGACGCCCTGATCTCCCTGGCTCCGGACGCCCTCGACAACATCCTCGTCCGTCTCCACATCCGCGACGCCGTCCGCACGTCGGTGCTCTCCCGCGCCTGGCGACACCGATGGGAGGCCCTCCCATCCCTCGACCTCCATTTCCCCTGCCTCGGAGGCGATGATGGCGCGCCGGCGGGGCTGGGGTCCCTCGAAGGCATCCTCCTCCGCTGCCCCGCCCGCGTCCGGCTCTTCCACGCGGAGCTCGACGGGCCCTACGCAGGCCGCGTCCACGACTGGCTCTTCGTCCTCGCCCGCAGGGGTGTCGAGATCCTGGACCTCAGCTTCAACGACTCGTTCCCCACCCTCCCCTCCTCCGTCTTCTCCTGCAGCCGGCTCACCTCCCTCAGCCTCTTTGGCTGCGCCATTCCGCTCCTACCCGCGGGCTTTGTGGCCTTCCCGGAGCTAAGGAAATTGACCCTCGCAAACGTCCACTTAGAGGACTATGGGGAGTACCAGCTTGAGGAGATCATTAGGACATCCCCGTTGCTCGACTATCTGGTACTTACAGATGTTTTCATCGGTGGCGAGTACATCAGAGAATGGGTGATTCGGGCGCCCAATCTCAGGCACTTGACTATTTGTTCAGAGAACTATTATGGCTGGATCCTCAAGGACTTGACATGCCTGAATTCTGCAGTCATCGATTGGTTTGACAATGTTGTTCACAACGATTTTGCCAAGTTTCTTTCCGGGCTTGTTCAAGTTAGGAAGCTTTTGGTCGTCTCATTCAACGCACCG ATCTATGATAAGGAGGAGCAGAAATTTGAGGCAAATGGAGAGTTTCAAAATGCATTATGGACTGATGGCATGTGTGCCAACCTTCAGGTTGTGCAGATGACTGGCATTAATTGGCGTCGAAATGAAATGTGCTTTATAGAGCTCATTCTCTCTAAAGCAAGGCTTCTTCGTGCATTATGTATTAGCTATGGTGGGAACGTTGTGATGTCTAGTGAGGATGCTATAAATGAATTACTAACATACAAAAGGGCTTCAGCTGAAGCTCAGGTCTTATTTAAAG GTAAAGCAGAAGAGTATTATTAG